The Skermanella rosea sequence CCCCGGTTTCTTCGCCTGGCTGGAGGAGAACGGAGCCGCCGTCTGCGCCGGCGAGCCGGAGGCGCTGGTCCGGGCGGTGACGGTGAGCTGCGCCGCCAAGGCCGCTATCGTCGGCCAGGACGAGCGCGAATCGGGCCGCCGCGCCCTGCTCAACCTCGGGCACACCTTCGGCCACGCCTTGGAAGCGGCGGTCGGCTACGACGACCGGCTGCTCCACGGCGAAGGCGTGGCGCTGGGCATGGGGCTGGCGTTCGACCTTTCCGCCCGGCTCGGCCTGTGCGACGCCGAGATTCCCGGCCGGGTGCGGCGCCATCTCGACGCGATCGGCCTGCCGACCCGGCTCGGCCAGGTCGCGGGCGTGACATGGGACACGCAGGAACTGTTGGGGCACATGGCGAAGGACAAGAAGGTCCAGGACGGCCGGATCACCTTCGTGCTGGCGCGCGGCATCGGCCAGGCCTTCACCGCCCGCGACATCGACGGGCGGGAGGTCGCGGCGGTGCTGGACCAGGCCCGCTGACCGCCGGCCCCCGGCCCGCAGCAGCCCCTCCCCTATCCGTTACCGAGGCCCCGCAATCATGGACCTGACGCTCTGGATAACCATCGGAGCGATCCTCGCCCTGCTGGTGATGTCGGCCTTCTTCTCCGGGTCCGAGACGGCGCTGACCGCTGCGTCCAAGGCGCGGATGCACCAACTCGAACACGAGGGCGACCGCCGCGCCACCGTCGTCAACCGGCTGCGCGACGACAAGGAGAAGCTGATCGGCGGGCTGCTGCTCGGCAACAACACGGTCAACATCCTGGCCTCGTCGCTGGCGACCAGCGTCCTGATCCAGCTCGTCGGCGACGCCGGCGTGGCCTATGCCACGCTCGGCATGACGCTGATGGTGCTGATCTTCTCCGAGGTGCTGCCCAAGACCTACGCGCTGCGCCACGCCGAGCGGACGGCGCTGTTCGTCGGCCGGCCGGTGCGGTTCCTGGTGATGGTGTTCTCGCCGATCACCGCGGCGGTCAACGTGCTGGTCAGCGCGGTGCTGCGGGCGTTCGGCTCGGGCATCGAGAATGTCGGCGTACAGTCCAACATCGACGAGTTGCGGGGCGCCATCGAGCTGCACCGGGGCGAGGATCCCGGTGACGAGGAGGAGGTCCGGCACGAGCGCGCCATGCTGCGCTCGATCCTGGATCTCGCCGATGTCGAGGTGATGGAGATCATGACCCACCGGCGCAACCTGGTGACGATCGACGCCGGCCAGCCGCCGGCGCGGATCGTCCAGGAGGTGCTGGAGAGCCCCTTCACCCGCCTGCCGCTGTGGCGCGACGAGCCGGACAACATCGTCGGGGTCCTGCACGCCAAGGCGTTGCTGCGCGAGGTGCAGGCGAACGGCGGCGACCTGGAGAAGCTGGACATCGGCGCCATCGCCGCCGATCCCTGGTTCATCCCCGACACCACAACCCTGTTCGACCAACTCCAGGAGTTCCGCCGCCGGCGCGAGCATTTCGCGCTCGTCGTGGACGAGTACGGCTCCCTGATGGGCATCGTGACCCTGGAGGACATCCTGGAGGAGATCGTCGGCGACATCTCCGACGAGCACGACATCGCGGTGGCCGGCGTGCGGCCCCAGCCGAACGGGACCTACATCGTGGACGGCTGGGTGACCATCCGCGACCTGAACCGCGAGTTCGAGTGGCGGCTGCCCGACGAGGAGGCCTCGACCATCGCCGGGCTGGTCCTGTACGAGGCGCGGCGCATCCCGGACGTCGGCCAGACCTTCAGCTTCTACGGCTTCCGCTTCGAGGTGCTGCGCCGCCAGCGCAACCAGATCACGGCGCTGCGCATCACCCCGCCCGCCGACTCCGAAGACGCCGACGACGCGAGGCGCGACCGCGGAGACGCCGCCGCTTCCGCTTCGGCTTGACCACCCACGCACGATCCTGCCAAAATCGCAATTACGCGAAAAATCTTATACAAGATTGCGTATGATCGATTGCAACTTTCCGTCCGGGGTTCTGGCAGAGAGCCCCGGGCCTGGACAGTTCCGTCCGCAGGTGGAGAGGGATAGGGATAATGCCGAAGCGTAAATTGGTCCCGGATGTGGTCCGGGAACAGGAAGTCATTTCGTTCAAGCCTGATGACATGGTCGGCGCGGCGGTCAAGGCGATGGCCGATCGCCGGGTGGGTGCGGTGCTGGTGATGGAGGGGAACGGCCTGAAGGGGATCTTCACCGAACGCGACCTGGTCACCCGCGTCGTGGCCGAGGATCTCGACCCCAAGACCACCCCCCTGGGCCAGGTGATGACCGCCGGCCCGGACACCTTGCCGCCCGACGCCATGGCGATCGAGGCGCTCGACCTGATGCGCAAGCACAACTACCGCCACCTGCCCGTCCTCCGCGACGGGGTCGTGGTCGGCATCGTCTCCATCCGCGACCTGTACGCGGCCGTCCATTCCCAGCTCGAACAGGAGATCAAGGAGCGCGATTCGTTCATCTTCGGGCAGGAATACTCGATCGGCGCCTGATCACCGGGTGCTGCGGGATGCCGCATGCGACTTCCGGCCGCATGCGGCATCCCCTCGGATGTTTGACGCGGCGCCGCCGCGCGCCACATAGAGCGGTGGTGCGGAACATCCTGAAATAATCAGATTGGGTTGGAGCCTTGTCCCTAACATATCCGGCGCCCCGGCATGCGGCGCCCGCCGCGGCATCGTCCGCGGATGCCCGGCAAGCCCGGGCCATCGCGGTATGGCTGCTTTTCTGCTGCGGCATGGTGTTCGCCATGGCGGTGATCGGCGCCATCACCCGGCTGACCGAGTCGGGCCTGTCCATGGTCGAGTGGAAACCGCTGATCGGCATGCTGCCGCCGCTGTCGGAGGGCGAGTGGAACCGGGTGTTCGACCTGTACCGGGCGACGCCGGAATACCGCTACGTCAATGCCGGCATGTCGCTGGACGAGTTCAAGCTGATCTTCTTCTGGGAATGGTTCCACCGCCTGTGGGGCCAGTTGATCGGCTTCGCCTTCCTGCTGCCTTTCCTGTGGTTCTGGGCGACGAAGCGCATCCCCAAGGGCCTGATGCCCAAGCTGGTCGGGCTTTTCGTGCTGGGCGGACTGCAGGGCGGGATCGGCTGGTTCATGGTGGTCAGCGGTCTGGTCGACCGGCCTTCGGTCAGCCATTACCGCCTGGCGCTCCATCTCGGCATCGCCTTCCTGATCTTCGCGCTGATGCTGTGGGTGGCCCTGGGGCTGCTCGACCCGAAGCCGCTGTCGGGCCGCAGCGCCGCGGCGCCGTCCCTGAGGCGCCACGCCGGGCTGGCGCTCGGTTTCGTCGCGGTGACGGTCGCCTGGGGCGCCTTCGTCGCCGGGCTTGACGCCGGCATGATCTACAACACCTTCCCGCTGATGGGCGGGCAGCTCGTGCCGTCCGACATGTGGTTCCTCGACCCGGCCCCGCTGAACCTGGTGGAGAACCACGCGGCGGTCCAGTTCACCCACCGCTGGCTCGCCATCGCCACCGGCATCGTGGTGCTGGCCCTGACGTGGCGCGCCGCCCGGACCGACCTGAGCCCGCGCGGCCACAGGCTGGCCTATGCCGCCGGCGCGATGATGCTGCTCCAGATCGTCCTGGGCATCGCGACCCTGCTGACCGTCGTCGCCATCCCGGTCGCCGCCGCCCACCAAGCCGGCGCCCTGACACTGATCGGCCTGCTGGTCTGGTTCCGCTACGAGGTCAGGGCGGCGGGGGCTCCGGAAAGAGCAGCCTGACGCAGCTTCCGCCGCCGGCCCGCCCGGCGACCGTGACGCCGCCGGCATGGATCTCCATCGCCTTGGCCACGATCGCCAGACCCAGGCCGGCGGCGCCGCGGGTCCGCCTGTCGCCTTGCGTGAAGCGGTCGAAAAGACCGTCGCGCAGAGCCGGCTCGATGCCCGGTCCCCGGTCGCGGACCTCGATCACCGCCCCCGGGCCGGCGACCACGGTGACGGCGGTTCCGCGCGGCGTCGCCCGGAGGGCATTCTCCACCAGGTTCCGCAGGGCGCCCGCGATGGCGTCGCGATGCCCCGCGACGGCGGCGGCGCCGTCGTCCTGGAACTCCAGTTCCCTGCCCTGGTCGACCGCCAGCGGGGCCAAGCGCCGGACCGTCTCGCGCCCGACCTCGGCCAGATCGACCCGGGCGGGCGGTTCGGCGGCCAGTCCTTCCAGCTGGGCCACCCGCAGGAGTTGGTCGACCAGCCGGGACATCGCCTGCACGTCCCGCTTGGCCGCCGCCGCGGCCGGCCCTCCGATCCCGTCCAGTTCCAGGAGAAGGACGGCCAGCGGCGTGCGCAGCTCGTGGGCCACGTTGGCGGTGAAGTCGCGCTGGAAGCGAAGGACCTCGTCGGCCCTTCCCAACGCCGCGTTGACCGCGCTCACCAGCGCATGGACCTCCCTCGGCAGATCCTCACCCGCATCCAAGCGCAGGCCGCCGCGCCGCACGTCGAGCTTCCTGGCCTGCCCGGCGGCCCGCCCCAGCGGCAGCAGGGTGCGCCGGACCGCGAACACGTTGACGGCCAGGAGCAGCAGGGCCAGCGGCACCATGGGGATCGCCACATGGTCCATCACCTCGTGCGCCAGCACGCCCCAAGCGGTATGGTCCGGATCGGCGGCGATCGCGACGCAGATCAGGAAACCGGGCTTGATCGCGTCGAAGCGCTGCGCCAGGATGCGGACCTGCCCCGTGCCGTCGGGGATGGTGCGCCAGAACAGGTCGGGTGCGGTGGCGGGTTCCGGCAGCGGAACCGTGAACAAGCCGTCATTCATCCCGGCGACGACGTTTCCCCGGCCG is a genomic window containing:
- a CDS encoding HlyC/CorC family transporter, whose amino-acid sequence is MDLTLWITIGAILALLVMSAFFSGSETALTAASKARMHQLEHEGDRRATVVNRLRDDKEKLIGGLLLGNNTVNILASSLATSVLIQLVGDAGVAYATLGMTLMVLIFSEVLPKTYALRHAERTALFVGRPVRFLVMVFSPITAAVNVLVSAVLRAFGSGIENVGVQSNIDELRGAIELHRGEDPGDEEEVRHERAMLRSILDLADVEVMEIMTHRRNLVTIDAGQPPARIVQEVLESPFTRLPLWRDEPDNIVGVLHAKALLREVQANGGDLEKLDIGAIAADPWFIPDTTTLFDQLQEFRRRREHFALVVDEYGSLMGIVTLEDILEEIVGDISDEHDIAVAGVRPQPNGTYIVDGWVTIRDLNREFEWRLPDEEASTIAGLVLYEARRIPDVGQTFSFYGFRFEVLRRQRNQITALRITPPADSEDADDARRDRGDAAASASA
- a CDS encoding sensor histidine kinase, which codes for MTGRLGIGVPRQRRSVAQLITVRLVVVAILVMAAQVVLVAFHYGLDGSRLGLRVAASEAERLADHVAAGADGRPVLDLPEEHAARYRRHPDAYGFRIVDGRGNVVAGMNDGLFTVPLPEPATAPDLFWRTIPDGTGQVRILAQRFDAIKPGFLICVAIAADPDHTAWGVLAHEVMDHVAIPMVPLALLLLAVNVFAVRRTLLPLGRAAGQARKLDVRRGGLRLDAGEDLPREVHALVSAVNAALGRADEVLRFQRDFTANVAHELRTPLAVLLLELDGIGGPAAAAAKRDVQAMSRLVDQLLRVAQLEGLAAEPPARVDLAEVGRETVRRLAPLAVDQGRELEFQDDGAAAVAGHRDAIAGALRNLVENALRATPRGTAVTVVAGPGAVIEVRDRGPGIEPALRDGLFDRFTQGDRRTRGAAGLGLAIVAKAMEIHAGGVTVAGRAGGGSCVRLLFPEPPPP
- a CDS encoding CBS domain-containing protein translates to MPKRKLVPDVVREQEVISFKPDDMVGAAVKAMADRRVGAVLVMEGNGLKGIFTERDLVTRVVAEDLDPKTTPLGQVMTAGPDTLPPDAMAIEALDLMRKHNYRHLPVLRDGVVVGIVSIRDLYAAVHSQLEQEIKERDSFIFGQEYSIGA
- a CDS encoding COX15/CtaA family protein, whose protein sequence is MSLTYPAPRHAAPAAASSADARQARAIAVWLLFCCGMVFAMAVIGAITRLTESGLSMVEWKPLIGMLPPLSEGEWNRVFDLYRATPEYRYVNAGMSLDEFKLIFFWEWFHRLWGQLIGFAFLLPFLWFWATKRIPKGLMPKLVGLFVLGGLQGGIGWFMVVSGLVDRPSVSHYRLALHLGIAFLIFALMLWVALGLLDPKPLSGRSAAAPSLRRHAGLALGFVAVTVAWGAFVAGLDAGMIYNTFPLMGGQLVPSDMWFLDPAPLNLVENHAAVQFTHRWLAIATGIVVLALTWRAARTDLSPRGHRLAYAAGAMMLLQIVLGIATLLTVVAIPVAAAHQAGALTLIGLLVWFRYEVRAAGAPERAA